AAGGTTTTGGTGACCACCCGACTACCCATCAGAACGAGTACCCAAGGCCGACCGTGACCTTGCGTCCGGTCAGGTTGGCGTCTTCGGCAAAGGCCGGGAAACCCTGGTAGGAGAACTGCGATTCGTCGGTGAGGTTGATGACGCTGCCGAAGAACCGCAGGCCGTTGCCGAACTCGTACGAGGCCGAGATATCGAGCCGTTCTTCGGGCCCGAAGAATTCGTCACTCTCGATGTTACTGCCGAGACCTTCAACATAGTCCGAGCGATTGATGTAATCGGCGCGGATATTGAAGCCCTGCCATGCCCATTCAAGTGTCGCGGTAAAAAGGAAATCGGAGAACCCTGGAAGCGGCAGGTCGTCCCGGTCATCGCGATCCGGGTAGTTCGCCTGGGTTTCGGTGAAGGTGGCGCTCACGCCGGCGGTCAGTCCGCGCAAGGGTCCGGGCAGGAACACGAGACGTTGGCGAGCGATCAGTTCCAGGCCGTAGTTCTGCGCGGTCGTGCCAATTGTTGGCACTTCGTATTCGAAGGCGCCATCTTCATCAGGGATCGGGATGCCGTTAGCGTCTAGCTGGTCGAAATTGTACACCCGATCAAAGGAGAAGTCGGAGATATCCTTGTAGAAGACGCCCACCGAATAGAGGCCGCCCGAGGTCGTGTAGTACTCCACCTGCGCATCGAAATTCTCTGATACCGCCGGTCGCAGATTGGGATTGCCATCGACGATATCGCCATCCTCGTTGGTGAACCGCCCGCTAGCCAATTCGCTGCGACGAGGGCGGCCGTAGCTGCGGTTGTAGCTTTCCCGCAGGATCAGGTTGGGCATGAGCTCGTGCCGGAAATGAATGCCGGGCAGCCAGAAATCGTAGGAATTGCGGGTACGGACCGGAGTGACCGATCCTTCGCCATCAAAGAAGCTCACGTCGAAGTTGGTGTTGTCGAATTCGATGCTCTCGTAACGTACGCCGGCGATGATCGTGTGGATGCCCGCGCGCAACGTACCCATGCCGTATCCTGCGATGGTCTCTTCGGTCGAATTGAAATCGCCGAAGAAGCTATCCTCCAGAGTATCCTCTTCGTTCAATTCGAACAATTCCGGGTTGCTGGCGAGCAGTGCGACACCGCGCGATGGAAAGACGTTGAAAATCTTCGCTCCGCCGAGCTGGACTTCGTCGGTAGGGTCCAGAATGTCGGCGTAGGGAAAGTCTTCGTCCATCTCGTAAACATCGGCGGTCACGTCCCGCCTCGCCTCGCTGCGGAAGTAGCGACCGCCGGTTTTCAAGGTCAGTTCGCTCTCGCCGATGTCGAAGCTGCGTTCGAAATCCACGCGGGCATTGTAGATATTTTCCGTCGAGAAGGCGCTTTCCAGCACCAGCTCACCTTCGCTTACCAGCGATAGGTCGGAGCTGTCATTGCCGCCAATCTCGGTAATGGTCACTTCGCCGCGCGTCACATCCTGCAGCGTATATTCGAACACGAACCATGGATTGTCCGGTTCCATCACGAAGTTGAGTTCGTTGGCGTTCTTGAAATCCTCTTCGCTTCGCGAATAGAACAGGTCGTACGTCACCAGGCTCCGGGTCATCTCGTGACGACCGCCAAAGTTGATCGAATACAATTCGGTTGTGCGGTCTTCATCGGTGCCGATCCAGCCGCGCGATCCGCGGGACCCTGAATTGCCCGGCGTTCCACGACCGGTAGTCGGGGTCAGTTCAGCGTAAGTTTTGCGGCCTCCGATGGCGTCTTGAAAGCGTGTATCGATGTCGATATCGGTCTCGAACACGTCATTCGTGCGATCCGACTGGCTGTAGAAACCGCGCAGATAAAAGGAGTTGAACGCGTCGGTCCGGAAATCCAGATCGATGTTGGCGGTGTTGACCTGGGTGATTTGCTTGTCGATTTCCCAGTGCGACGATTCCATGAACCACACGGGTTCATCGTACTGGTCTAGGTTCAGTTGCGGATTGTTCTCCGGCGTTACCTGAACCCAGTCCATGTCCCGGTTGAGCGAGGTTCGGTCGATCTCGTAACTGCCGAGGGACACGCTGACGCCGAAATTGTTGAAATCGCCTCCGAGGGAAAAGATGTCCGAGTAGTTGCCGCTAAGGGAATAGCCCCAGTCTTCCGGCAGGTCGCTGTAGACACCTGCTGCCTCGACATTGATGCGCCGACCGCTGCGTTCAAAGGCGCTCCGGGTCACCACGTTGATGATCCCCCCGATCGCATCTCCATCGCGGTCGGGTGTCGCCGCCTTGATAACCTCGATGTTGGAGATGCCGTCGGCGGAGAAGTCGCTCGTGCTCAGGCCGCGGGCGCCACCGGCGGAAGGGAGGCGATTACCGTTGATCTGGAACGAATTGTAATCGCCTTCCACACCGCGGATGTTAACACCCGTGGGCTCGCCGCTTTGATTGGTGTTGACGCTGATGCCGGGCAGCCGCTGCAACGCGTAGCCAATATTGCCGTCCGGTGCAGGGCCGAAGATTTCCTCGGAGTAGATGTTGACGATACCGTCGGCAGTACGCTGCTGGTTGATCGCCAGCGCCTGGCCAACGGCATTGGCACGGACTACGATCTGATCGCCGGACAATGCTGTACTATCCAGGCCGATGTCCGCGACCGCTGTCCCGTTTGCCGGCACATCCACGGTCCGTACCGCACTGTCCAAGCCCACGTATTCAACTTCTATGGTGCTGGTGCCCGCGGGAACCTGGATCTGGAAGCGACCATCTTCGGTAGTGACGTCACGTTCGTTCGTCCCCGCCACGCTGACGACCGCGCCACGCAGTGAATTGCCGGTCTGTGCGTCAAACACCCGGCCGGTAACCGTCGCCTGGCGCTCGCTGTCTGCGGAAACTCTCGGCACATCCTGTGCATGAAGCGTGCCGGTGGTCAGTGTCAGCATCGCTGTCGAAGTGAGAAATGCGAACGCCTTGCGGCCGGAAGATCCCGTCATGTCAATTCCCTGATCTGAATGTGGATGATGGATGGAATTATTCTTCGACGCTCTCGTACGAGAGCGTGTTTTCGAACCGACGTTCGGGTGGGAGTGAGCCCTCGGCGGAAGAGATCGATTTCAGTCCGTCGTCCGACCTGCGCAGTCGCACATCGTCGTAGGGAACGCCGTCAGCGGTGTAGGCTGCGTAGTGCAGGTCAGCGCCGTCGATGCTGATGACCTGGTAGAACTGCGAGTTCTCGGCCCGGCGATCCAGTGTTACGCCGGTCGAAGCATATTGATCCCAACCGCTTTCACTGAATTCGTACTGTTTCGGCCCGGAAACCGAATTGACGAACATCGTGGTGACCCTGCCATCATCTGTGGCCGCTGTCCGGGCCGGCACCTGGTCCCGCCCGCGGTGCGATCCGCGTGCGTAGGTGTGGTCATGGCCCTGCAGTACCAGATCCACCTGATGCCTTAGCAGGACCGGCAGAAGAGCTTCGCGCCGCGCGGAATTGTCGCGCTCCCGTCCGGATGAGAAGATCGGGTGATGCATGGTGACGATACGCCAGCGCGCATCACTGGCTGCCAGCTGCGCATCCAGCCATGCCGCCTGTTCGGCCATGTCGGACATGTTCATATTGAGGACGAAGACCTGGAGGTCTGCCGAGTAGCGGATGGAATATACCGTTTCCTGGAGTTCGGGCGAAAGTGTCGGCTCTTCAGGAAGGCGGAATTGCGGTCGCCAGAGTATCGACAGCAGCTCGACCTCTTCGCTCTCCGAAAGCTCGTAATCGTCGTATTCGTGGTTGCCAGTGACCGGGATCGCCGGGATCATGCCGTGAATGAAGCCACCGGCGCGAAACCAGTGTGCCCATTCGAGATCGCGCGAACCGCGGTTCACTAGGTCACCCGCATGAAGGATGAAGCGAGCGTCGGGCGCGCTCTGGAATGCCGCGCGCACAACGCGGGGCCAGTGCGAGGCAAGCCCGTTTTGTGCATCGCCAAGGTAGATAAACCGAAACGGACCGGAGCGCGGGGCGGTTCGCGTCTGGAACCACTCGCTCCAGTGGCCTTCTGCCCCCTGCACGCGATAGGCGTACAGCGTATCGGGCTCCAGTCCCGTGAAAATAACCGAGTGATGGCTGGTGGGTGGCAGGCCCTGATTGGGCTCTATGGGCAAGGTCAATCCGGCAACCTGCACTTGCGCAAGATCCAGAATTTCAGTTTCGGCGACTGCAGTCGTCGCTAGTAGGTCAAAGCGCGGATCGGGCAGCGCCCTAGCAATTTGCGCTCTAGTCCCGGTGATGCATCCAGACGTTCGCCATGAGACACTGACTGACGTCGCCGGATCATCGGCCATGGTGGTGACAATCCTGTCAGGCCAATTGGTTGGCGGCTGCCAGGGCACCTGAACTGGATCATGACCTCGGTCATGCGCTGGGGCAGGTGTCGCGGTGCTTGCTGCGACAGCGGCGATAATGATCGCGATACGTTTCATTTAGACCCCGTGTTCTGGCGGGGTAGCTAAGGCCGGGACATTTCGAGGGTGTGGCAATTGTGCGTCGCAACAAAGACAGTGCGGCTAAATTATGACGGCTGTTCAGGGGGGCAAAGCACATCTGATTGCGCTTACTGGATAGCGAGCGCGTGTATAAAGCTGCAGGTTACGGAGTTTAGGAGGTCAGCGTTGTTCGCTAACCGGTCTCGTCCAGCTTGCGACTATGATCATAGTTGGCCATCTAGCCATCATCCCTGCTTGTGTGAAAAAGTAGGGGCTTATCGGATCCAATTGCAGCTATCGAATAACCGAGCCTAGGGACCGTCGCAGACCAACGGCTTTTGGGCCGGAGGTAAAGAGTTGGCTTTGGTTGTGCTAGCTCAGACAGCAGACCTTCAGGTAACGACCCCGATACAGACCTCGCTCAAACATGAGCTCAAAAGCGCCAAGAGCATGACGAGCAATCAATCGGAGAGCTTCCACACGTCCGCTGAAAGACTTAACCTTTCGAGCCGATCCCCGAGGACGTCCTCGCTGCGATCCCCGCGCAAGGGCCCACCCGCCCTGGCAGCGGCGGTGGCAAGGGCCGTGGCGGCGGCGAGGAAGGACGAGGCGGTCGTGGGGGCGGTGCCGGAGGCGCCGGCGGCGGCATGGACGGGGGCATGGCTGTTGGCGGATTGGGGATGGGCATCGGAAGTTCAGGTTCGGGTTCTGGCGAAAGCGGCTAGAGTCCGGCCCGGAAACAGAATTCACGGCAGATCGGTATTAACTGATGAAATACCCCTCCAAAGCAGACCGGAAGCTTTTCAACCCACTGTCAGACGTTCCAGCGTTTCGCGGATCTCGCCATTGGCGGAAATTCAGCTAACGACCCCTTTGCAGACGCTCGGCTAAGCCAAAGTCAATGGCAGCTTTGCGCCCCGTTCTGGTCATCACGGGAAGGATAAAGCAATCGCCGATATGTCCTTCTTCGGATCGATGACGCGACCTGTTTCCTTTCGCTCCGAATAGCGGTCTACCAGCTTTTCGGCATGCGGGCGCAGCAGCACCGTGAACCGCACCAGTTCCTCCATGACGTCCACGATCCGATCGTAAAGCGGAGACGGCTTCATGCGACCGGCGTCATCGAATTCCTCGTATGCCTTGGGCACGCTGGATTGGTTGGGGATGGTGAACATCCGCATCCAGCGGCCAAGCAGGCGCAGCGTATTGACGGTGTTGAAGGACTGTGAGCCAGCCGACACCTGCATGACGGCCAGCGTTCGCCCCTGGGTGGGACGCATACCTCCGATGCTGAGCGGCAGGTGATCGATCTGGGTCTTAAGGATGCCAGTAATCTGGCCGTGTCGTTCCGGGCTGCACCACACCATGCCTTCGGACCAAAAGGCGTGTTCGCGCAGTTCGTGGACGGCAGGATGGTCATCACCATTGACTTGATCGGGTAACGGCAGGTCAGAGGGATCGAAGATGCGTGTCTCCGCGCCGAACAGCCACAGCAAACGTGCGGCCTCCTCTACCGCGAGCCGTGAATAGGAGCGCGCGCGTAAGGACCCGTAGGGGAGCAGGATACGAGGAGGCGATTGGTCGTCGCTTAGGCCGGCGGCTGGTCGATAATGAACGAACGCCGGATCCAACGCAGGAAAGCTGTCGGGATCAGTGAGCGGGCGTAAACGGGACATGATTGAGCTCCGAGGATCAGACCAACGTCAGGCGAAGGGCGAGCGCTGCCAGCGTCACCAACAGAATTGGCGTCGTCAGGATGATGCCGACACGGAAGTAATAGCCCCAGCCGATCTTCACGCCCTTCTGTCCCAGCACGTGCAGCCATAGCAGCGTCGCAAGCGAACCGATCGGCGTTATCTTGGGCCCAAGATCGCATCCAATCACGTTGGCGTAGATCATCGCATCGCGCACCGGTCCAGTGGCGCCGGTTGCTTCGATCGACAGCGCGCCGACGAGAACGGTCGGCATGTTATTCATGCCGGAGGAAAGCACGGCTGACAGGATGCCTGTCCCGAAAGTCGCACCCCACACGCCGCCTTCGGCCGAGCGTTCGAGCATGCCTGCGAGGGCGGCGGCGAGTCCGGCGTTGTTCATGCCGTAGACGACCAGATACATGCCGAGCGAGAAGATCACGACTTGCCATGGCGCCTCCCGGATCACGTGGCCAGTCGGAATGACGTGTCCGCGTGCAGCGATGACGATCAGCGCAAGTGCGCCCACGGCAGCGACCGCGCTAATCGGCACTCCGAGCGGATCGAGGACGAAGAAACCAATAAGCAGCAGGGCCAGCACCACCCACCCGGCGCTGAAGGTCGCCTGATCATGGATCGCCTCTGCCGGAGCGCGTAGCTGGGTGACGTCGTAGCTGGCGGGAATATCCTTGTGGAAAAACAGCAACAGCGCTGCCAGCGTAGCTGCGATGGCGGCAAGGTCGACCGGCACCATTACCAGCGCATACTCGCCGAACCCTATGTCGAAGAAATCGGCCGATACGATATTGACGAGGTTCGAGACGACCAGCGGCAGGCTTGCGGTATCGGCGATGAAGCCTGCCGCCATGACGAAGGCGAGTGTCGCCCTGGCGTTGTAGCCCAATCCCCGGAGCATCGCGATCACGATCGGGGTCAGGATCAGCGCGGCGCCGTCATTGGCGAAAATCGCCGAAACGCCCGCACCGAGCAGTACCACGAGTACGAACAGCATGCGTCCGTTTCCACGGCCCCATCGGGCAATGTGAAGCGCAGCCCACTCAAAGAACCCCGCACGATCGAGGATGAGGCTGATAAGGATGATCGCGACGAAGGCGCCGGTGGCGTTCCAGATAATCTCCCAGACGACCGGGATGTCAGCGAGCGAGATGACGCCGCTGGCTAGGGCCACCAATGCTCCGCCGATCGCGCTCCATCCGATGCCGAGCCCGCGCGGCTGCCAGATCACCAGTATAATGGTAGCAATGAAGATCCCGACTGCGAGGAGCATCAGGTGATACGCGCGCCCGCCGCGTCTGCGATCTGCTCACCATTTTCCTTGGCGAATGCGCCCCGCTGGGGACTTGGCAGGATGTCGAGCACCGCCTCGGACGGACGGCACAGGCGAACGCCGAGCGGCGAGACCACAAGCGGGCGATTGATGAGGATCGGGTGCTCCATCATCGCATCGACCAGCGCGGCATCGCTCAGGCTCTCATCGCCAAGTCCCAGTTCGGCATAGGGCGTGCCCTTTTCACGGAGTAATTCTCGGGGGCTAAGCCCGGCGCGTTCAATCAGGTTTTCGAGCATGGCGCGTGACGGCGGCGTTTTGAGGTATTCCACGACATGCGGCTCGATCCCAACATTGCGGATCATCGCCAGTGTGTTGCGCGAGGTGCCGCATTCGGGATTGTGGTAGATGACGATGTCCGTGGTCATGGGCATTTCTTTAGGAATTCGCGTGGCAGGCACGCGTTGCTCAGCAACAATGCAAAAGCTCGGCGGCGAGCGGTTCGCACAGATCCGCACGTCCGCCGCAACAGTCTTTCGCGAGGAACAGCATCAGGCCGCGCAGAGCTTCTATGTTCGCGCGCTGGATCATCTGCCGCCCCCGCCTTTCTGGAACGACGAGGTCGGCGGCGACGAGGATGGCGAGGTGGCTGGAGAACGTGCTCTGGCTAAGCTCTGAGGCTTCGACGAGTTGGCCGGTAGAAAGGCCTCCCGGTTCGTTACGCACCAGCAGCCGGAAGGCGTCAAGGCGGGTTGGGTGAGAGAGTGCAGCAAGACCCTCAAGAGCGTCAGTCGTTTGCATCCATCGGCATATATCGATGGGATAGAAAGCCTTCAACTCTTATCGAAAATTATCGATGAATGGCTGGCTAGCTTCGACTGGACCTTCAGCAAATTCGCTCGTGCGGACGTCCGGTTGGGTGCTGTCAGTCTAACCGCAACTCGTCTCCGATTGGCGGAGCTGTCCCCGACTCAGTGGCGATTCAGGCCATGAGGTTCTATCATTCGGCCAGTGCGACCGAGCGACGGGTCTTGTAAGTTTGTCGGTCGATGAGATAGCGTTCGAGATTGAAATGGTTGTGGACGTTGGCGTGGACCGAAGCGAACTTCTGTAAGCTCTTCATCTGCCGGAACCGCAGCATTGCCCGCTCTCGACGCCGAAACGGCAGGTGGCTATTCTCCACCCGGTTATTGGCCCAGCGTCCCACCTCCTGCTTATTGGCATTGCCCAGTTCGGTCGCCGCTGCCTTATAGTGGGCCATCGGTGGTGATCTCGGCTGGCAAGCCGTGGCGTCGCAGCGCCTTCTTCATGAACCCCCGCGCAGCTTTCTTGTCCCTCCTCTTCGTGACGTAGCTCTCGAGGACCTTGCCCTCCTGGTCGACCACTCGCCACAGGTAATGCACCTCGCCGTTGATCCTTACGTAGACCCACTTCCATTGCCGGAAGCCTTTCATTCGGCTGATCCGTTGCCGCCGAACATCAGCTGCGAACATCGGGCCGAACCTGTTCCACCAATGGCGCACGGTCTCATGGCGGAGATCGATCCCTCGTTCGAACAGCAGGTCTTCTACGTTCCGGAGCGAAAGCGGGAAGCGGACGTACATCATCACCACCAGGCGGATCACCTCGGGTGACGAGTTGAAATACCGGAACGGACTGGCAGGCTTGCGGGGTCTTGGCATGGCCGCGCCTCTAGCTGATTAGGTCCGTTCTGACAGCTAATGCATTTGCTCTGACAGGACTGCGAGCCGTCTAGTTGGTCTCAAAGAGAGAGCGATTGAAGGTGACGAACCAAGGTGGCTAGTCTGATAGTACCATCCGACGTGGCGCCAAAGCGCAAGTTCGGCTTTCGTTCTTCTGTTGAATACGAGCACGTTTGAAGACAACTAGGATTCAGATTTGCGGCTCTCAGTTTGCGAGCAGACCTGATTCAATGTCGCACTTAGTTGGTCGAGATTGAATGGCTTTTGCAAGATCGACGCGTTTTCACCAGCCGCGTTTTTGATCGCCGATGTGTCGGCATAACCGCTCACGAAGATTATTGGCAAGTGAGGAAGGCGGGCGGCAATCTGTTCGGCAAGCACTGCCCCGTTCATATCCGGCATGGCGAAATCGAGCACCGCAACCTGTGGTGTCTCCGTTTCGAGTATGAGCAGGGCTTCTTTCCCATTCGAAGCCGCGCTCACTCTGTGACCCTGATCGTTCAAACCCTGGACAAGGACCGAGCGGAGATGGTCGTCGTCGTCTACCAGCAAAACGTGAAGAGACCCCAAAGCCATGTCGGTCTCATCGGACGTAATACCCGAGGCGGGACGCTTTGGTTTTCGGTCGGTGCATGGCAGGAAGACCCGGATAACGGTTCCAACGCCTTCTTCGCTTTCGATCCGTACCGTTCCGCCAGCTTGGCGCGCGCTGCCATAAATTTGCGCTAGTCCCAGCCCGGTCCCCTTGCCCAAAGGCTTTGTGGTGAAGAACGGCTCCATCGCGCGCCGCAATGTCACTTCGTCCATGCCAACGCCGGTGTCGCGCACGGCAAGCTCAATGTAATCGCCATCTGCGAGTTCGGCGTCTCCCACAAAAGAGTGCTTGCGGGTCGAGATGGTCAGCGTACCGCCGTCCGGCATTGCGTCGCGAGCATTGATCGCGAGATTTAAAATCATCATTTCAACTTGAATTGCGTCCGCTAAAACCGGGGCAGGATTGGGATTCAGCGCTTTCTCCAGCTTGACTTGTGGGCCCAGGGTGCGGGCGAGAAGATCTTCCATATCCTTGATAACATCGCACACAAGCATGGGTCGAAGCTGAATCTTGTGCGAGCGAGAGAATGCCATAAGCTGCCCGGTCAGCTTCGCCCCGCGCTCGGCCGCCTCCACGCCGGCCTCTGCAAACTTGTGCACCCTTTCCGGGTCGTCCGTTCTCCGAAGTATCAGATTAAATGCGCCGATAACGGAGGCTAGAACGTTGTTGAAATCGTGTGCCATCCCGGCAACGAGCTGGCCGACCGCCTCCATTTTCTGACTTTGCAACAATGTTTCTTGCGCCTTTTGGAGTTCGCGCGTCCGTTCGTCGACGCGTTGTTCCAACGTGGCATTGAGTTCGCGAAGCTGCTGTTCGACAATATCCCTCTCGATGACAAGCCGCGTCCGTTCGGCGAGTTCTTCCATGAATGCGATGTCTTCGCTATCCCACCGTCGCGGATTGCGGTCGTTGAGATAGATGATCGTGCGCAGGCGGCCCTCCCGCACGAAGGGGACTACAAGTATGGCGCGCGTATCCACCTCGCGCGCCGTATCGCGCGTGCGGGCTTCGTCACTTATCTGCTCGGCGAGAAGGTCCTCGACAACAACCGTCACCCCGCCAGCCAGAGCGGCAACGATCTTCTCACCAAAAGCTGCAGAAGGATACCTGCCAAGGAGCGGCGGCACGGTTCCATCCGACCAGCAAACCTCGTAGTCGAAAAAGTCCTCGTCGGGGTCGAGTTGCCCATAACCCGTGCGAGTTACACCAAAGTGGGAGCCCATGAGGGCGGCGATTTCGTCCAAAGCCGCAACGCTGCCTTTTTCCCGGAGAATGTCCGCAACCTGCAGCCGCAGGGCGATCCGAGCCTCGCGCCGTTCGTATGTTTTGAACAGGTGATCGATGCGTGCTGCGCCCAAGGCCATGACGAGCAAAACGATTGCGAAGATTGCCACTATCAGCGCGAGGCTGGACTGCTCGATCCCCGTCACTTCGAATGGCTCATCTGGCGTTGGCACCATGGCAAAGGTCGCGGCACGCATGGCCGTGTAGTGCATTCCAGCGATGGCTATACCCATTGCAACCGAAGCCGCGAGGCGACGACCCGTCCTGTGTTCTCCAAACGCAAGCCAGATAGCAACCGTCGACGCCAGAACTGCGATTACGGCCGAAACACCAACCCACATCGCATTGTAGGCGATCGTC
This is a stretch of genomic DNA from Aurantiacibacter arachoides. It encodes these proteins:
- a CDS encoding TonB-dependent receptor → MTGSSGRKAFAFLTSTAMLTLTTGTLHAQDVPRVSADSERQATVTGRVFDAQTGNSLRGAVVSVAGTNERDVTTEDGRFQIQVPAGTSTIEVEYVGLDSAVRTVDVPANGTAVADIGLDSTALSGDQIVVRANAVGQALAINQQRTADGIVNIYSEEIFGPAPDGNIGYALQRLPGISVNTNQSGEPTGVNIRGVEGDYNSFQINGNRLPSAGGARGLSTSDFSADGISNIEVIKAATPDRDGDAIGGIINVVTRSAFERSGRRINVEAAGVYSDLPEDWGYSLSGNYSDIFSLGGDFNNFGVSVSLGSYEIDRTSLNRDMDWVQVTPENNPQLNLDQYDEPVWFMESSHWEIDKQITQVNTANIDLDFRTDAFNSFYLRGFYSQSDRTNDVFETDIDIDTRFQDAIGGRKTYAELTPTTGRGTPGNSGSRGSRGWIGTDEDRTTELYSINFGGRHEMTRSLVTYDLFYSRSEEDFKNANELNFVMEPDNPWFVFEYTLQDVTRGEVTITEIGGNDSSDLSLVSEGELVLESAFSTENIYNARVDFERSFDIGESELTLKTGGRYFRSEARRDVTADVYEMDEDFPYADILDPTDEVQLGGAKIFNVFPSRGVALLASNPELFELNEEDTLEDSFFGDFNSTEETIAGYGMGTLRAGIHTIIAGVRYESIEFDNTNFDVSFFDGEGSVTPVRTRNSYDFWLPGIHFRHELMPNLILRESYNRSYGRPRRSELASGRFTNEDGDIVDGNPNLRPAVSENFDAQVEYYTTSGGLYSVGVFYKDISDFSFDRVYNFDQLDANGIPIPDEDGAFEYEVPTIGTTAQNYGLELIARQRLVFLPGPLRGLTAGVSATFTETQANYPDRDDRDDLPLPGFSDFLFTATLEWAWQGFNIRADYINRSDYVEGLGSNIESDEFFGPEERLDISASYEFGNGLRFFGSVINLTDESQFSYQGFPAFAEDANLTGRKVTVGLGYSF
- a CDS encoding FN3 domain-containing metallophosphoesterase family protein, translated to MKRIAIIIAAVAASTATPAPAHDRGHDPVQVPWQPPTNWPDRIVTTMADDPATSVSVSWRTSGCITGTRAQIARALPDPRFDLLATTAVAETEILDLAQVQVAGLTLPIEPNQGLPPTSHHSVIFTGLEPDTLYAYRVQGAEGHWSEWFQTRTAPRSGPFRFIYLGDAQNGLASHWPRVVRAAFQSAPDARFILHAGDLVNRGSRDLEWAHWFRAGGFIHGMIPAIPVTGNHEYDDYELSESEEVELLSILWRPQFRLPEEPTLSPELQETVYSIRYSADLQVFVLNMNMSDMAEQAAWLDAQLAASDARWRIVTMHHPIFSSGRERDNSARREALLPVLLRHQVDLVLQGHDHTYARGSHRGRDQVPARTAATDDGRVTTMFVNSVSGPKQYEFSESGWDQYASTGVTLDRRAENSQFYQVISIDGADLHYAAYTADGVPYDDVRLRRSDDGLKSISSAEGSLPPERRFENTLSYESVEE
- the arsH gene encoding arsenical resistance protein ArsH, with protein sequence MSRLRPLTDPDSFPALDPAFVHYRPAAGLSDDQSPPRILLPYGSLRARSYSRLAVEEAARLLWLFGAETRIFDPSDLPLPDQVNGDDHPAVHELREHAFWSEGMVWCSPERHGQITGILKTQIDHLPLSIGGMRPTQGRTLAVMQVSAGSQSFNTVNTLRLLGRWMRMFTIPNQSSVPKAYEEFDDAGRMKPSPLYDRIVDVMEELVRFTVLLRPHAEKLVDRYSERKETGRVIDPKKDISAIALSFP
- a CDS encoding arsenic transporter, with product MLLAVGIFIATIILVIWQPRGLGIGWSAIGGALVALASGVISLADIPVVWEIIWNATGAFVAIILISLILDRAGFFEWAALHIARWGRGNGRMLFVLVVLLGAGVSAIFANDGAALILTPIVIAMLRGLGYNARATLAFVMAAGFIADTASLPLVVSNLVNIVSADFFDIGFGEYALVMVPVDLAAIAATLAALLLFFHKDIPASYDVTQLRAPAEAIHDQATFSAGWVVLALLLIGFFVLDPLGVPISAVAAVGALALIVIAARGHVIPTGHVIREAPWQVVIFSLGMYLVVYGMNNAGLAAALAGMLERSAEGGVWGATFGTGILSAVLSSGMNNMPTVLVGALSIEATGATGPVRDAMIYANVIGCDLGPKITPIGSLATLLWLHVLGQKGVKIGWGYYFRVGIILTTPILLVTLAALALRLTLV
- the arsC gene encoding arsenate reductase (glutaredoxin) (This arsenate reductase requires both glutathione and glutaredoxin to convert arsenate to arsenite, after which the efflux transporter formed by ArsA and ArsB can extrude the arsenite from the cell, providing resistance.), which gives rise to MTTDIVIYHNPECGTSRNTLAMIRNVGIEPHVVEYLKTPPSRAMLENLIERAGLSPRELLREKGTPYAELGLGDESLSDAALVDAMMEHPILINRPLVVSPLGVRLCRPSEAVLDILPSPQRGAFAKENGEQIADAAGARIT
- a CDS encoding ArsR/SmtB family transcription factor, whose translation is MQTTDALEGLAALSHPTRLDAFRLLVRNEPGGLSTGQLVEASELSQSTFSSHLAILVAADLVVPERRGRQMIQRANIEALRGLMLFLAKDCCGGRADLCEPLAAELLHCC
- a CDS encoding MHYT domain-containing protein, translated to MEITGIYDPLLVSLSLFIAVFASFTGLSLAQRMSTAAGRVSSLWLIAAAFALGGGIWSMHFVAMMAFSLPGMNTEYDPWLSIVSLLIPIALTGSGLTLAAPSAQSKGRLFLAGLLMGAGVLAMHYLGMAAMRMPATIAYNAMWVGVSAVIAVLASTVAIWLAFGEHRTGRRLAASVAMGIAIAGMHYTAMRAATFAMVPTPDEPFEVTGIEQSSLALIVAIFAIVLLVMALGAARIDHLFKTYERREARIALRLQVADILREKGSVAALDEIAALMGSHFGVTRTGYGQLDPDEDFFDYEVCWSDGTVPPLLGRYPSAAFGEKIVAALAGGVTVVVEDLLAEQISDEARTRDTAREVDTRAILVVPFVREGRLRTIIYLNDRNPRRWDSEDIAFMEELAERTRLVIERDIVEQQLRELNATLEQRVDERTRELQKAQETLLQSQKMEAVGQLVAGMAHDFNNVLASVIGAFNLILRRTDDPERVHKFAEAGVEAAERGAKLTGQLMAFSRSHKIQLRPMLVCDVIKDMEDLLARTLGPQVKLEKALNPNPAPVLADAIQVEMMILNLAINARDAMPDGGTLTISTRKHSFVGDAELADGDYIELAVRDTGVGMDEVTLRRAMEPFFTTKPLGKGTGLGLAQIYGSARQAGGTVRIESEEGVGTVIRVFLPCTDRKPKRPASGITSDETDMALGSLHVLLVDDDDHLRSVLVQGLNDQGHRVSAASNGKEALLILETETPQVAVLDFAMPDMNGAVLAEQIAARLPHLPIIFVSGYADTSAIKNAAGENASILQKPFNLDQLSATLNQVCSQTESRKSES